CTTTGTAAATACACCAGCTTGAAGGCCATAATCTGTATTATTTGCTCGTTCAACTGCTTCATTGAAACTACTACACTTAAAGACTGAGACAACTGGCGCAAAGATCTCCTCTCTACAAACTCTCATACTATCATCAACATCTGATAAAATAGTAGGGTGTAGGATAGCCCCTTCTCTACCACCCCCAACAAGGATCTTGGCTCCCTTATCTACAGCTTCT
The sequence above is a segment of the Deferribacterota bacterium genome. Coding sequences within it:
- a CDS encoding aldehyde dehydrogenase family protein, yielding EAVDKGAKILVGGGREGAILHPTILSDVDDSMRVCREEIFAPVVSVFKCSSFNEAVERANNTDYGLQAGVFTKDLEKAFYAIDNIDVGGVIINDSSMYRVDHMPYGGNKKSGLGREGVKYAIEEMTNIRMVVFNLG